The proteins below come from a single Erythrobacter sp. SG61-1L genomic window:
- the ggt gene encoding gamma-glutamyltransferase: MLKRFSAALLLPFALWACTGEGGAALASTPAPQAPGLVSAADPRAAEAGAQMLRKGGSATDAAIATMLALTVVEPQSSGIGGGGFMVLGDAAGDVETLDGRETAPMAAGPDWFLDSEGKPRPFMEAVMSGLSVGVPGNVRLAQKAHERHGKLPWKALFDPAIALARDGFVINERLHEFLINAKNRAAAEAEGQALFYDEMGEPLPVGTLVKNPALAETLEKLAKEGPDAFYTGDNALAIAVHVAAETPHARGMVTGDIENYAARDRTPVCGTYRTYKICGMGPPSSGATTVLAILKQLERFDLHALGKDSPVAWHLFAESQRLAFADRELYLGDDDFVPVPVKGLVSDAYLAGRGLLISPDSTMATASAGTPPMDGTQVSWADGDEPEEHGTSHFVAVDRWGNAVSYTSTVEGSFGSGLMVGGYYLNNELTDFSFSPEKDGLPVANRVQAGKRPRSSMSPTLVYDANGKLAMAVGAAGGPTIPVQVAKALIGWIDWDLSAQDAIALPMLYSPGDTMFIEPGTALEGMKPALEALGHKAIVARALPLKANAAERTATGWLGAADPRSAGASVGE; this comes from the coding sequence ATGCTGAAACGCTTCTCCGCAGCCCTTCTCCTCCCCTTTGCCCTCTGGGCCTGCACTGGCGAAGGCGGTGCGGCGCTGGCCAGCACGCCTGCGCCACAGGCGCCCGGCCTCGTCAGCGCGGCCGATCCGCGCGCGGCCGAGGCCGGGGCGCAAATGCTGCGCAAGGGCGGCAGCGCCACCGATGCGGCCATCGCCACCATGCTGGCCCTGACCGTGGTCGAACCGCAAAGCTCCGGCATTGGCGGCGGCGGCTTCATGGTGCTGGGCGATGCGGCCGGAGATGTCGAAACGCTGGACGGGCGCGAAACGGCGCCCATGGCAGCGGGGCCGGACTGGTTCCTCGACAGCGAGGGCAAACCGCGCCCCTTCATGGAAGCGGTGATGTCCGGCCTCAGCGTAGGTGTACCGGGCAATGTCCGTCTGGCGCAGAAGGCACATGAGCGCCACGGTAAGCTGCCCTGGAAGGCCCTGTTCGACCCGGCCATTGCACTGGCGCGCGACGGGTTCGTCATCAACGAACGCCTGCACGAATTCCTGATCAACGCGAAGAACCGGGCCGCAGCAGAGGCGGAAGGGCAGGCCCTGTTTTACGACGAGATGGGCGAGCCGCTGCCGGTGGGCACGCTGGTGAAAAACCCCGCCCTGGCCGAAACGCTTGAAAAACTGGCAAAGGAAGGCCCGGACGCCTTCTATACCGGCGACAATGCGCTGGCGATCGCCGTGCATGTCGCCGCAGAGACCCCACATGCGCGCGGCATGGTGACGGGCGACATCGAGAATTACGCTGCGCGCGATCGTACTCCCGTTTGCGGAACGTACCGGACATACAAAATCTGCGGCATGGGTCCGCCTTCTTCCGGCGCGACCACTGTGCTGGCGATCCTGAAGCAGCTTGAACGATTCGATCTGCATGCGCTGGGCAAGGATTCGCCCGTCGCGTGGCACCTCTTTGCCGAATCCCAGCGCCTCGCCTTCGCGGACCGCGAGCTTTACCTTGGCGACGATGATTTCGTGCCGGTCCCGGTAAAGGGGCTGGTGAGCGATGCCTATCTGGCTGGGCGAGGCCTGCTGATCTCGCCCGACAGCACGATGGCCACGGCCAGCGCGGGAACCCCGCCGATGGATGGCACGCAGGTAAGCTGGGCCGATGGCGACGAGCCTGAAGAACACGGCACATCCCATTTCGTGGCAGTGGACCGCTGGGGCAATGCGGTAAGCTACACCTCGACCGTTGAAGGTTCCTTCGGGTCGGGCCTGATGGTGGGCGGCTATTACCTCAATAATGAACTGACGGATTTCAGCTTCTCGCCGGAAAAAGACGGTTTGCCGGTGGCAAACCGGGTGCAGGCAGGCAAGCGGCCGCGCAGTTCCATGTCACCCACACTGGTCTATGACGCCAACGGCAAGCTGGCGATGGCCGTCGGCGCGGCGGGCGGGCCGACCATTCCGGTACAGGTGGCCAAGGCCCTGATCGGCTGGATCGACTGGGATCTTTCGGCACAGGACGCGATTGCCCTGCCGATGCTCTATTCCCCCGGCGACACGATGTTCATCGAGCCGGGCACGGCGTTGGAAGGCATGAAGCCCGCGCTGGAAGCCTTGGGCCACAAGGCCATCGTCGCCCGTGCGCTTCCGCTCAAGGCCAATGCGGCGGAACGCACTGCCACCGGCTGGCTTGGTGCGGCCGACCCGCGCAGCGCGGGCGCCTCTGTCGGGGAATAG
- a CDS encoding quinone-dependent dihydroorotate dehydrogenase, with product MLFRLIRPALFAFDPETAHGLALAALKALPHGAPPAADGPLATSLAGIRFPNPLGMAAGFDKDGEVPDALLGLGFGFAEVGSITPLPQSGNPKPRLFRLTEDRAVINRMGFNNKGAETAHDRLAARAARTGVVGINIGANKDSPDRISDYGVMARVMAPLATYLAVNVSSPNTPGLRALQDESVLTELLDAVLDGASEATHGKPPPVFLKVAPDLEPADVDAIARIAVEKKLGALIVSNTTISRPPLKSRHAGETGGLSGAPLRDLAQQRLRDFRKATGGAVPLVGVGGIANAADAWARIRAGASLVQLYSSMVYEGPGIARRITRGIEALMRRDGFTSIEEAVGSE from the coding sequence ATGCTTTTCCGCCTGATCCGCCCCGCCCTGTTCGCCTTTGATCCCGAAACCGCGCATGGCCTGGCCCTTGCCGCGCTGAAGGCCCTGCCGCATGGCGCACCCCCTGCGGCCGACGGCCCGCTGGCGACGAGCCTGGCGGGCATCCGCTTTCCCAATCCGCTGGGCATGGCCGCCGGGTTCGACAAGGATGGTGAAGTGCCCGACGCCCTGCTGGGGCTTGGCTTCGGCTTTGCTGAAGTAGGCTCGATCACGCCGTTGCCGCAATCGGGCAACCCGAAACCGCGCCTGTTCCGCCTGACCGAGGACCGCGCGGTAATCAACCGCATGGGGTTCAACAACAAGGGCGCTGAAACCGCACATGACCGGCTTGCGGCAAGAGCCGCCCGTACCGGGGTGGTCGGCATCAATATCGGCGCGAACAAGGATTCGCCCGATCGCATTTCCGATTATGGGGTGATGGCCCGTGTCATGGCGCCGCTGGCCACCTATCTGGCGGTCAACGTCTCCAGCCCCAATACGCCGGGCCTGCGCGCTTTGCAGGATGAAAGCGTGCTTACCGAACTGCTCGACGCTGTGCTCGACGGGGCAAGCGAGGCCACCCATGGCAAGCCACCGCCGGTCTTCCTGAAGGTTGCGCCCGATCTGGAGCCTGCCGATGTGGACGCCATCGCCCGCATCGCAGTTGAAAAGAAGCTGGGCGCGCTGATCGTGTCCAACACCACCATCTCGCGCCCGCCGCTGAAATCGCGCCATGCCGGGGAGACCGGCGGCCTTTCCGGCGCGCCCCTGCGCGATCTGGCCCAGCAGCGCCTGCGCGATTTCCGCAAGGCAACCGGCGGCGCCGTGCCGCTGGTGGGCGTGGGCGGCATCGCCAATGCTGCGGATGCCTGGGCGCGGATCAGGGCCGGTGCCAGCCTGGTGCAGCTCTATTCCTCCATGGTCTATGAAGGCCCGGGCATCGCCCGCAGGATCACACGCGGGATCGAGGCACTGATGCGGCGGGACGGCTTCACTTCCATTGAAGAGGCCGTCGGGAGCGAATAG
- a CDS encoding SUF system Fe-S cluster assembly regulator — MRLSSMADYAVVTMSAAARHCGSARVSSVQLAEETGLPVPTVQKLVSMLSSAGLLRSVRGAHGGLQLARPAAAISIADIVEAVEGPIALTACVDHGKQDCALECSCSARPHWGAVNEAMRGALAGVPLSRFVGVPAKDVAL, encoded by the coding sequence ATGCGGCTTTCGAGCATGGCCGATTACGCAGTCGTCACGATGAGCGCCGCCGCGCGCCATTGCGGTTCTGCGCGCGTCTCCTCTGTGCAGCTGGCGGAAGAAACCGGCTTGCCCGTGCCCACGGTGCAGAAGCTGGTCAGTATGCTCAGCTCTGCCGGCCTGCTGCGGTCCGTGCGCGGTGCTCATGGCGGGTTGCAGCTGGCCCGGCCGGCGGCGGCGATTTCCATTGCGGACATTGTCGAAGCGGTTGAAGGGCCGATTGCGCTGACCGCCTGCGTGGATCACGGCAAGCAGGATTGCGCGCTCGAATGCTCCTGCTCCGCGCGGCCGCATTGGGGTGCAGTGAATGAGGCGATGCGCGGCGCGCTGGCGGGTGTCCCGCTCAGCCGGTTCGTCGGCGTTCCCGCCAAGGATGTAGCATTGTGA